A DNA window from Fibrobacter sp. UWH4 contains the following coding sequences:
- a CDS encoding bile acid:sodium symporter family protein has product MFKVIKAFCRLLSNYASLFVIASAIVAFFVPVAFGWVHGNVSSVILGVIMLSMGLTISTDDVRNLLKQPFHILLGAVAQYTIMPFVAFGLTKVFGLDPYLAVGIILVGCCPGGVSSNVMSFLAHGDVTYSVSMTMVSTLLAPIMTPLLVLWLADTSIDVNAKGMFLNILYVTIAPITIGFLCNYFLGKRAVFKEIQSNMPAVSVIGLMMIVGGVVVTVRPQLFANGLGLIFLVLAVVFCHNALGYLLGYGVGKLFKFNTAKKRTIAIEVGVQNAGMATVLAMAFFADPENVAKNPAAVLCMVPCALSCAYHSISGTVLANIFAWRDKKKAQ; this is encoded by the coding sequence ATGTTTAAGGTAATCAAGGCATTTTGCCGTCTGCTTTCTAACTACGCTTCACTCTTTGTCATCGCAAGCGCAATAGTCGCATTCTTCGTCCCGGTCGCTTTTGGCTGGGTTCACGGGAATGTATCTTCCGTCATTCTCGGCGTCATTATGTTGAGTATGGGCCTTACCATTTCGACAGACGATGTGCGCAATCTGTTAAAACAGCCGTTCCACATTTTGCTCGGTGCGGTTGCTCAGTATACGATCATGCCGTTTGTGGCCTTCGGGCTTACGAAGGTGTTCGGGCTGGATCCGTACCTTGCCGTGGGTATCATTCTGGTAGGATGCTGCCCGGGCGGCGTTTCGAGCAACGTCATGAGCTTCTTGGCCCATGGCGATGTCACGTATTCCGTGAGCATGACCATGGTGAGCACGCTCCTTGCGCCGATTATGACGCCGCTGCTTGTGCTTTGGCTTGCCGACACGAGCATCGACGTGAATGCGAAGGGAATGTTTCTGAACATTCTGTATGTGACGATTGCGCCGATTACCATCGGGTTCCTTTGCAACTATTTCCTGGGCAAGCGCGCCGTATTTAAGGAAATCCAGTCGAATATGCCCGCCGTCAGTGTGATTGGCCTGATGATGATCGTGGGTGGTGTCGTCGTGACGGTGCGCCCGCAGCTGTTCGCAAACGGCCTTGGCTTGATTTTCCTGGTGCTTGCGGTGGTGTTCTGCCACAATGCGCTGGGCTATTTGCTTGGTTATGGTGTGGGTAAACTTTTCAAGTTCAATACCGCCAAGAAGCGTACCATTGCGATTGAGGTCGGCGTGCAGAATGCCGGCATGGCGACCGTGCTTGCCATGGCTTTCTTTGCGGATCCCGAGAACGTGGCGAAGAACCCCGCCGCGGTACTTTGCATGGTGCCCTGCGCTTTGAGTTGCGCCTATCATTCCATTAGCGGAACGGTGCTGGCAAACATTTTCGCTTGGCGCGACAAGAAAAAGGCGCAGTAA
- a CDS encoding glycosyl hydrolase family 8: MHLFKVLPLCIAGAFSYSLAVLDLPNTQPKVDASYWKAALDSTWQGLIRRNIDPYSEGEGLIHRPKSETPGDAVSEAVGYGMLVALYANDQDHFNSIWDAANEKMWGGCYYNWQMAPNGNISGRGAATDAEEDVALALIFADKLVSAGKWKPYTSTKFNYGYAEHAQKILDCMWSTEQITGNGILAPGAGWGGDDFVNPGYFSPAWYRIFAKFDSNGDRWNTVVEKTYEILANSPGYSMGMVPDWMRPDGGWAGSLGYNAYFNSRAFFKDAIRILWRVAIDAVWFDEPRAKAFLKNAVSFINTKGGAKAANFYQIENAGELLPAEDIWTDFNDSKNKDTWRYRSEHSHLTIGMWATAAVAAGESADRIAFSEELAKFYEGGDYFGVAKDPTGGIEDTLHNEMYFDQFLAWFGASMMSGTFMNVIDVIDNPKAATPGDSSSLTKTAAIKQSRLAVNGEIRMSRAGNAILFTLPETAEWSLYDMNGHKIAESHGSKFLWKQGHRGIYIVKARSKGTSYMRKVAIR, translated from the coding sequence ATGCATTTATTCAAGGTATTGCCCCTCTGCATTGCAGGGGCGTTCAGCTATTCCCTGGCGGTACTCGACCTACCGAACACTCAACCCAAGGTCGACGCTTCTTACTGGAAAGCCGCTCTCGACAGCACGTGGCAAGGGCTTATCCGTCGAAACATCGATCCCTACAGCGAAGGCGAGGGACTCATTCACCGCCCCAAGAGCGAAACACCGGGCGATGCCGTGAGCGAAGCGGTCGGATACGGCATGCTCGTCGCACTCTACGCCAACGACCAGGATCACTTCAATTCCATCTGGGACGCTGCCAACGAAAAGATGTGGGGCGGCTGTTACTACAACTGGCAAATGGCACCCAACGGGAACATTTCCGGAAGGGGAGCCGCTACCGACGCCGAAGAAGACGTCGCCCTCGCCCTGATCTTTGCAGACAAGTTAGTTTCCGCCGGCAAGTGGAAACCCTACACCTCGACCAAGTTCAACTACGGTTACGCCGAACATGCCCAGAAAATTCTGGATTGCATGTGGAGCACAGAACAAATTACAGGCAACGGAATCCTCGCCCCCGGCGCAGGCTGGGGCGGCGACGATTTCGTGAACCCAGGCTATTTTTCACCGGCATGGTATAGGATCTTCGCCAAGTTCGACAGCAACGGCGATCGTTGGAATACGGTCGTCGAAAAGACCTACGAAATACTGGCAAACAGCCCCGGATACAGCATGGGAATGGTCCCCGACTGGATGCGTCCTGACGGCGGCTGGGCCGGAAGCCTCGGCTATAACGCCTACTTCAACAGCCGCGCCTTTTTCAAGGATGCCATCCGAATCCTTTGGCGAGTCGCCATCGATGCCGTTTGGTTTGACGAGCCTCGCGCCAAGGCTTTCCTCAAAAACGCCGTCAGCTTTATCAATACGAAGGGCGGTGCCAAGGCAGCAAACTTCTACCAGATCGAAAACGCAGGCGAACTTCTGCCCGCCGAAGACATCTGGACCGATTTTAACGACAGCAAGAACAAGGACACCTGGCGCTACCGCAGCGAACACAGCCACCTGACCATCGGCATGTGGGCTACGGCGGCCGTCGCCGCAGGGGAATCTGCCGACCGCATCGCCTTCAGCGAAGAACTCGCCAAGTTCTACGAAGGCGGAGACTACTTCGGAGTCGCCAAGGATCCCACTGGCGGCATCGAGGACACGCTCCACAACGAGATGTACTTCGACCAGTTCCTCGCCTGGTTCGGCGCCTCGATGATGAGCGGGACATTTATGAACGTAATCGACGTCATCGACAACCCGAAAGCGGCAACCCCCGGAGACTCCTCTTCTCTCACCAAGACCGCCGCAATCAAGCAAAGCCGCTTGGCCGTCAACGGGGAAATCCGCATGAGCCGCGCGGGAAACGCCATCCTGTTTACGCTTCCCGAGACCGCGGAATGGAGCCTTTACGATATGAACGGTCATAAAATCGCAGAATCCCACGGCTCCAAATTCCTGTGGAAGCAAGGCCATCGCGGTATCTACATTGTAAAAGCCCGTTCCAAGGGAACGAGCTACATGCGAAAAGTTGCAATCCGCTAA
- a CDS encoding histidine phosphatase family protein: MLSACSGENSTGGVAGSDSPENSHGSSAPVVVDTVRAPLYVYEILKEYSSVGDAGDTLDSVRVALESSGADILTLLSRPRVEQLLMNHVPIDSAVVQAKREVAAAFGIDSVPLAAEYDAVVLAISALIQNRASKEETENFIRSVGEDLKGDGVWNDPNLKIQIADWTVGIDSVWKYNDIRNNAVSAYGGNVPNFERFMRAFIPLAYAFEPCTDANAGTVTFVNQGQSALFANDYETSDHSAVRFICDVNNREWRIAQPIEKDTADFGPGGYDREVREGRVIHDNYYIFDAGTWRVATPQEADGFTDLVEVYASLKADDKAVFIIRHSERTDDTGPNGHLTDNGKQYARNLGSRLAAVAKEDFYYGYSGYARTKETCENIAQGKGQSNYSLDVLPYMDGNWFVKDAAKVEAYMNSDGGGWVVYSRYAFTGAYPDAFYDLEARSEELLRDNVVANLATMKRVNVLCTHDFLVVPLLAYTTDGHANVRYYEKWKWVNYMAGVAMIISADGSVRYIPVKGLDTGVM; encoded by the coding sequence ATGCTGTCGGCATGTTCTGGTGAAAATTCTACCGGTGGCGTTGCAGGAAGCGATTCGCCGGAAAACAGTCACGGTTCATCGGCGCCTGTCGTTGTCGATACCGTGCGCGCACCTTTGTATGTCTACGAAATTCTGAAAGAATATTCGTCCGTCGGTGACGCTGGTGATACTCTCGATTCTGTACGGGTGGCTCTTGAGTCGTCAGGAGCAGATATCTTGACATTGCTGTCTCGCCCCCGTGTGGAACAACTCCTGATGAACCATGTCCCCATAGATTCGGCGGTGGTGCAGGCGAAAAGAGAAGTGGCGGCCGCCTTCGGAATAGACTCCGTCCCGCTGGCTGCGGAATACGATGCGGTCGTGCTCGCTATTTCGGCCTTGATCCAGAACCGGGCAAGCAAGGAAGAAACGGAAAATTTTATCCGTAGCGTGGGGGAGGACCTGAAGGGCGACGGTGTCTGGAATGACCCTAACTTGAAAATCCAGATTGCGGATTGGACCGTGGGTATCGATTCCGTATGGAAGTACAACGATATCCGCAACAACGCGGTGTCGGCTTATGGCGGGAACGTGCCGAACTTCGAACGGTTCATGCGCGCCTTTATTCCGCTGGCTTATGCCTTTGAACCTTGTACCGATGCGAATGCGGGAACGGTCACTTTCGTGAATCAGGGACAGAGCGCCTTATTTGCAAATGACTACGAAACGTCGGACCATTCGGCGGTGCGCTTTATTTGCGACGTGAATAACAGGGAATGGCGCATCGCCCAACCGATAGAAAAGGATACGGCAGACTTTGGCCCTGGCGGGTATGACAGGGAAGTCCGCGAAGGCCGCGTCATTCACGACAACTATTACATCTTCGATGCGGGGACTTGGCGAGTGGCGACCCCGCAGGAAGCCGACGGGTTTACCGACCTAGTGGAAGTCTATGCGAGTCTGAAGGCCGACGACAAGGCGGTTTTTATTATCCGTCATAGCGAACGCACCGATGACACTGGGCCGAACGGTCACCTGACCGATAACGGGAAACAGTATGCCCGCAATTTGGGTTCGCGTCTTGCCGCTGTCGCCAAGGAAGATTTCTATTACGGATATTCGGGCTACGCGCGTACCAAGGAAACCTGCGAAAACATTGCGCAGGGCAAGGGACAGTCGAATTATTCGCTGGACGTATTGCCCTATATGGATGGCAACTGGTTCGTGAAGGACGCCGCGAAGGTCGAGGCTTACATGAATTCGGATGGCGGCGGCTGGGTCGTCTATTCCAGGTATGCGTTTACCGGGGCGTATCCGGACGCCTTCTACGATCTGGAAGCGCGTAGCGAGGAATTGCTCCGGGACAATGTCGTTGCAAATCTTGCGACCATGAAACGCGTCAATGTCCTGTGTACACACGACTTTTTGGTGGTGCCCCTGCTAGCCTACACGACGGATGGACACGCGAATGTCCGTTATTATGAAAAGTGGAAATGGGTGAATTACATGGCCGGTGTCGCCATGATCATTTCGGCCGATGGATCTGTCCGCTATATCCCCGTGAAGGGGCTGGATACCGGAGTCATGTAG